Proteins encoded by one window of Massilia sp. NR 4-1:
- a CDS encoding MBL fold metallo-hydrolase yields MKTLKAIAPNVRSIPLVNSWFAHPYLVSPLTFGLYTKHAHLPMLDSFVEDPAQHLESARVPELLGGPFINYDGDPADMARFRDSTRERCAQHLRSADAIAGMYQMLMTQAKGAGVPGLYAQIDQQIRHGIDLSYDLCKQPVARFIEPVFYDSPLYDTSLQTCVLEKASYEPRTFVLSTPQIRHKGDTVELRLPFGDPLWNELYSGTEDAGGLLERLRGHLADPRRELPLLEGMLAERAAQAGRNAIPADSVRIRYLGHACVLMESAGVSILIDPLISYPGESAIDHYTFDDLPPRLDYVLITHPHQDHIVFETLLRLRSKVDCVVVGRAGGGNLQDISLKLMLHKTGFERVVELGEYETLEFAGGRIVGAPFYGEHADLDIRTKLAFGVQMHSANCLFFADSNPPAPEFYEPLRKLMPRVDCLFLGMECVGAPATWLYGPMLQKMLTRGEDQSRRLDGCDSAKALNMHRFFNPERLFVYAMGAEPWLTHITSIMYSEESTQFKEARIVEKQLRSEGRQADVLFGKMELIL; encoded by the coding sequence ATGAAAACACTTAAAGCCATTGCGCCCAACGTTCGCAGCATCCCACTGGTCAATTCCTGGTTTGCCCACCCCTATCTGGTGTCGCCGTTGACTTTCGGCCTGTACACCAAGCATGCCCACCTGCCCATGCTCGATTCCTTCGTCGAGGATCCGGCCCAGCATCTGGAGTCGGCCCGCGTTCCCGAACTGCTGGGCGGCCCCTTCATCAACTATGACGGCGATCCGGCCGATATGGCGCGCTTCCGCGACAGCACGCGCGAACGCTGCGCCCAGCACCTGCGCAGCGCCGACGCCATCGCCGGCATGTACCAGATGCTGATGACCCAGGCCAAAGGCGCCGGCGTGCCGGGCTTGTACGCCCAGATCGACCAGCAGATCCGCCACGGCATCGACCTGTCCTACGATCTGTGCAAGCAGCCGGTGGCGCGCTTCATCGAACCGGTGTTCTATGACAGTCCGCTGTACGACACCTCGCTGCAAACCTGTGTGCTGGAGAAAGCCAGCTATGAACCGCGCACCTTTGTTTTGAGCACGCCGCAGATCCGCCACAAGGGCGATACGGTGGAATTGCGCCTGCCGTTCGGCGACCCGCTGTGGAACGAGCTGTATAGCGGCACGGAGGATGCGGGCGGCCTGCTGGAAAGGCTGCGCGGCCATCTGGCCGATCCGCGCCGCGAACTGCCGCTGCTGGAAGGCATGCTGGCTGAGCGCGCCGCCCAGGCCGGACGCAATGCCATTCCGGCCGATTCGGTACGTATCCGCTACCTGGGCCACGCCTGCGTGCTGATGGAAAGCGCCGGCGTCAGCATCCTGATCGACCCCTTGATCAGCTATCCAGGCGAATCGGCCATCGACCACTACACTTTCGACGATCTGCCGCCGCGCCTGGACTATGTGCTGATCACCCACCCCCATCAGGACCATATCGTGTTCGAAACCTTGCTGCGCCTGCGCAGCAAGGTCGATTGCGTGGTGGTGGGCCGTGCCGGCGGCGGCAATCTGCAGGACATCTCGCTCAAGCTCATGCTGCACAAGACGGGCTTCGAACGGGTGGTCGAACTGGGCGAATACGAGACCCTGGAATTCGCGGGCGGCCGCATCGTCGGCGCGCCGTTTTACGGTGAGCATGCCGATCTGGATATCCGCACCAAGCTGGCTTTCGGCGTGCAGATGCATAGCGCCAACTGCCTGTTCTTCGCCGACTCCAATCCGCCCGCGCCCGAATTCTACGAGCCGCTGCGCAAGTTGATGCCGCGCGTCGACTGCCTCTTCCTCGGCATGGAATGCGTGGGCGCGCCGGCCACCTGGCTGTATGGACCGATGCTGCAGAAAATGCTGACGCGCGGCGAAGACCAGTCGCGCCGCCTGGATGGCTGCGACTCGGCCAAGGCCCTGAACATGCACCGCTTCTTCAATCCCGAGCGCCTGTTCGTCTACGCCATGGGCGCGGAGCCATGGTTGACCCATATCACCAGCATCATGTATTCCGAGGAATCGACCCAGTTCAAGGAGGCGCGCATCGTCGAGAAGCAGCTGCGCAGCGAGGGCCGCCAGGCCGACGTCCTGTTCGGCAAGATGGAGCTGATTCTGTGA